The following nucleotide sequence is from Anaerohalosphaeraceae bacterium.
AGACTTTTTTAAAACCCTTTGAGAGTATATTCATCCGCCAAACGTTTGTCCAGCAAGAGTTTTCTGATAAAAAATGTAAATTTTTCAAAAAAAAGCGGACTTTCTCTTTTCGGCCAAAGGACACAACTTCTTGCTTTTTTGTTCTTGACCCCAAAACCCTTTTGTGATATAGTACGTAGATACAGATTACGGGAGAAAACTCTTTGAGAATGCATAGTCCTTAATAAAAGGGCAGATTTAGCATAAAGCCGCAACGAGCGCGTCAGCGCTGTCCGTTGAAAATTCACTTTTTCTCTTCCCGGATGTCAGTCTATGCTTTTTCTCCATTCCCTTGGCGGGGAATGTGCATATTTAAAAAAGGAAAAAAGAACATAAACCTTTATTTTAGAAAGACTTATATATGAAAATACTGCCGTTTACAGCCGGGTTTGTACCGGGCCGTATGCTCACAAAAGACAACCTGTATGAGTGGTCGAGTAAAACGATGATTTGCATCGCCATCTCGACCATCGTCCTCGGCGCCTGGGCCCAGCGGGACCAAATCGAAGGAGTCCTCGATCGGCTTACGTCCCTTCAATGGGGAATTGCTTATCTGGCCGTCGCCCGCTCTCTCTTCGTAATCAACGTAGCAGCCCTCCTGTGGCGCTTCTATCTTGTCCTCTTTTATAAGCCCGCCCGGACGTGTACGGACAGCGAATTGCCGACCTGCACCGTCATCATTCCTGCTTACAATGAAGGCCGTCACGTAGCCGACACCATCGACAGTGTGGCGGCCAGCGATTATCCGACCGACAAACTCCAAATTATCGCCGTCGATGACGGCAGTGCTGACGACACATGGGAGTGGATTCAGCAGGCTGCCGCCCGACATCCTCATCTGGTCACGCCGCTTCGGCTCAAACGCAACAGCGGAAAGCGAAAAGCCCTGTACGAAGGTTTTATTCGGAGCAATGCGGAGATTTTGGTCACCATCGACAGCGACTCCCTCATTGAGAAAAACACGCTGCGCAATCTCGTCAGTCCTTTTATTACCCAAGCCAACGTCGGCGCTGTCGCCGGAAACGTTCGAGTGCTCAACCAGCATCAGGGACTGATTCCCAAGATGCTCGATGTTTCTTTTGCCTTCAGTTTTGATTTTATCCGCGCCAGCCAAAGCCAGGTTGACTCCGTCCTTTGCACCCCTGGCGCTCTGTCCGCCTATCGACGGGACCTCGTGATGAAGGTTCTGCGTGTATGGATGAATCAGCGCTTCCTCGGACAAAAATCCAACATTGGTGAAGACCGGGCGATGACCAACCTCATCCTCAAGCAGGGATTCGCGGTTAAGTTTCAGTCCAATGCCGTCGTCTTCACGCAGGTTCCCGTCCGCTACAAGGGCTTGTGCAAAATGTTCCTTCGGTGGGCCCGCAGCAATATCCGGGAAACAATCGTGATGGCCCGTTTTGTCTTCAAACCCTTCCGGACCAACCGCCTCGGAGCCCAGCTGAATTTCCTCCACAGCGTGGTCAACCTGTTCGGGGCAACTATTATGATTTTCGGCACGCTCGGCTGCCTCCTCTGGGAACCCCAGGCCTTTTTGGCCCAACTCCTTTTGGGGGCGGAGATGATGGCGATTATCCCCGGCACGTTTTATGCTCTCAAGTACCGCTCCAGCAACGCCCTCTGGGCCTTTGCTTATTCGCTTTTCTGGCTGGCCGGCCTTTTCTGGATCAGCCCCTATGCCCTCCTGACCGTCGGCAACAACAAATGGCTCACCCGCACCCTGCCCGCCCCCGGCACCGTCACCGCTGCAGCCGTCAGACAGCCCGTAAAACCCGCCGGCAGCCCTGTCAGCCGCACCCTTCTGCCCGTCTGAGTACGAGCACACGCGAGGGAACGAATAGCCGCTCCAAAAAGGCAACAGTCAACAAACCGCTTCCTGGCGCGTTCTGTATACACAGCGTCTGGGCAACAGAAGAGCTCCGTCTTAGACGTTTCTTTTGGAACATCCTGTTTGGATTGGGGAATTTGAGAAAGATATTGGGATTCAAATCTTTCTTTCCACTCCATTACATTCAGGCAAAATAGAAAAATCGGCGACAGGACAATTCGTTGCAAAATTCAATATTTTCTGTAACAATGGCGAGGATTGACCGTCTAAAGAGCGGGAATCTTGTTATCTGCGGTGCAAGCCGGCAACTTGAATCCAAAAAGGACTCTCAAACGTGAAAAAGAAACAGAAAGTTATCCTGTTTGTCGGGATTGGCTTGGTTCTTCTGATTTCCTGCTGCGGCCTTCTTTCCCATCAGATGAAAAAGAAGGCCCTGGCCAAAACGACGCTGAAGGTGCGCACGGAAGTCGTGAAACGGGGCGAACTGGTGGAAACAGTGAACGCCCCCGGCGACATTCAGCCCCGAACGAAGGTCGATATCAGCGCCAAGGTGTCAGCCCGCATCACAGAACTGCCCTACAAAGAAGGCGAAACCGTCACAGCAGGCAATCCAAACGCCGACCCGCCGATTCCGCCGTCCGTGCTGGTGCGTCTGGACGACCGGGATATGGTCAGCCGACTGAACAGCGCTGAAGCAACCTACGAGGCCCAAAAGGCCCAGATTGAGGTCGAAAAGGCCCGGATTTTCAGCCAGAAGGCCTCACTGGCGGGACAAAAGAGCCGCCTGGAGCAGGCCCGTCAGGACTTCGAACGCCAAAAGAAACTCTTCGAAAGTCAGGACATCAGCCAGTCCGCCTATGACCAGGCCCGGACATCTTTTGAAGAGCTGCAGGCCCAGGTTGAAGCCGCTGAAAAGAACCTGCAGGCCGCCCAGCTGAATCTGGTTGTGATGGAGCACAATCTGCGGGCGGCTCAGGCCCGTGTGGAGGAAGCCCGCGAAGCCCTCAGCTATACCACGATTACCGCTCCGATAGACGGCGTAATTACCCGCCTGAACGCCGAGGTCGGCGAGGTCGTGATGACCGGCACAATGAACAATCCCGGCACAGTGATTCTGACGGTAGCGGACCTGTCCCAAATGATTCTGAATGCACAGGTCGATGAAAGCAACATCGGGCGCGTCAAGGTCGGCCAGCCCGCCAAAGTTCACGTCCAGGCCTTCTGGGAAGAGGAGTTCAAGGGCACCGTGCACTCCATCGCCCTGACCAGCAGCCGCTCCACCACCACCGGCGCCAAATATTACGAAACCAAGATTCTGCTGGAAGGAGACGTGGGCAAATTGTACACAGGCCTGACGGCCGATGTGAACATCGAAGTCGCCCGCTATCAGGGTGTGCTGCTGGTGCCCAGCCAGGCGGTGCTCGAACGGCGAATCGATGATTTGCCGGAGGACGTCCGCAAAAATAACCCGCTGGTGGACCCCAAAAAATCATTTCTGACGGTGGTATTTCGCCTGATTGACGGCAAGACTCGAATTACACCCGTGCGCGTCGGCCCCAGCGACCTGCTCAATACCCTCATCGAGGCAGGACTGAACGAAGGCGACAAAATCATCGTCGGCCCCTATAAAATCCTCGAAACCCTTCAGAATGATATGCCTGCCGAAGAAATCGCCGAATCCCGAGAAGACGGCCATGACGCCTAATGATGTGCTGATTTCCCTCAAAAACATCCATCGCCGCTATCGCGTCGGCAGCGAAACAGTCCATGCCCTGCGAGGCGTCAATCTGCAGGTGCGGCGCAATGAATACGTGGCGATCATGGGCCACAGCGGTTCCGGCAAAAGCACCCTGATGAACATCCTCGGCTGTCTGGACCGGGCGGACGAAGGCACTTACGAGCTTAACGGCATCCTGACGACGGAAATGAGCGGAGCCCAGCTGGCCCAGATACGAAATGAACAGATCGGATTTGTGTTTCAGTCGTATGAGCTGCTGCCGCGGCTGAATGCCCTGAAAAACGTGGAGCTGCCTCTGCTGTATTCGAGGGTCGGTTTCCGGGCACGACGGCGAATGGCACAGGAGGCCCTCGAACGGGTGGGTCTGGCCGAACGAATGCACCATCGGCCCAACCAGCTCAGCGGCGGCGAAAAACAGCGTGTGGCCGTCGCCCGGGCACTCGTTGCCCGTCCCAGTCTGCTCCTGGCCGATGAGCCGACCGGCAACCTCGACACCCAGACCAGCCAGAGCATTATGGCCCTGTTTGAAACCCTTTATCAGCAGGGACAGACGATCATTCTGGTGACACACGAAGCGGATATCGCCTGTCATGCCCGGCGCATCGTTCGAATGCGGGATGGACAAATCATCAGCGACCTGCCGGTCGAGCAGGACCCCGCCTGGGCCCTGCTGCACCCGACGGGCTCTGTGCCTCAAAAGGAGAACCGATGAAGACGCTGCTGCTGACACCGCTGATTTTTCTGCGTCTGCTCCTCCAGAGCATCCTGCTGGCCTTAGGACAAATCTGGGTCAACAAAACCCGCGGTCTTCTGACAACGCTGGGCATTATTATCGGCGTGGCCTCTGTGACAGCGGTCGTGGCCGGGATGAACGGGATGAATGCGATGATTATGGAGAACTTTGAGTTCTTCGGCACCAAAAAAATCTTCCTCTGGCCCGAGCGGCCCCGTACCGGTGCCCAGAAAAACACCAACTGGTGGGAAATCCGCTTCCGTCCCGAGCAGTTTGAAGGCGTCCTGGAACACTGCCCCTCCGTCGAATATCTGACGCTGATGAGCCGAGTGGGCAATATGACCGCCCGCTACAAAGACCACACAGCGGAAAATGTGCAGGTGACCGGCGTTGAAGAAAGCTGGTTTAAGATTGAAAACCGCCCCATCAGCCGCGGCCGTCCTTTCTCTTATCTTGACCAGCGTCAGGCACGCCGGGTCTGTGTCATCCCGCAAAAACTCCAGGAAAAACTGTATCTGGACCGCGACTGCATCGGACAGACCATTCAGCTGGATTATCATACTTTTCTGATTATCGGCATCGTCGAAGAAAGGCCCCGGGCCTTTTTTGAAGGACAGGGAGACCGCATCGAAGTCTTTATCCCCTTCCAGACGGCCCAGTCGATTCGCGAATCCTGGATTGAGGCGATGGCCTCCTGCAAAAGCACAGATTTAGCCGAAGAGGCCAAGGCGGAACTGACCTTCTTTCTGCGGAAAATGCGGAAGGTGCCACCGGGAGAACCCAACAACTTCGGCGTCTTCTTTATGGAAAGTGAAGTCGCCAAAGTCCGTTCGATGATGGCCATGCTCAGTTTGGTGGCCGCGGCCATTGTGAGCATTTCCCTGGTGGTCGGCGGAATCGGGATTATGAATATTATGCTCGTATCCGTCTCAGAACGAACAAGAGAAATCGGCCTGCGAAAGGCCGTCGGGGCCAAGGCATCCGCTATTCTGATGCAGTTTCTGGTCGAAGCCGTCGTGCTCTGCCTGATTGGAGGATTGATTGGGCTGGGTCTGGGGCACCTGCTGGCCAAGCTCATTTCACAGACCGCCGGCTTTCTGGCCAAAGCCCAGGTCCCCGGCTGGGCAACCCTGCTGGCTGTGGGATTTTCCACCGCCGTCGGCATCTTTTTCGGAATGTTTCCGGCCGTCAAAGCGGCCCGTCTGAATCCTATTGAGGCCCTGCGTCATGAATAAAAAACACGCTCTGCTCGGATGGCTTGTCGGACTGTCTCTTCTTTTGCTCGGCTGCGATACAACTCCGGAACCGGTTTCGTTTTATGAAGCAAAGGCCAAGCCGGAAAAACTGCGACAAATTGAGCCGCTGATTCTTCCGGCGGCGGAACCCAACGAACAGCCCCAGCCCCCCGCTCCCCTGCCGGAGGAAATCCGGCTGACCCTCGAACAGTGCCGGGCCTGGGCACTGGAAAACAATCTCGGACTGAAGGCCGAACTGCTCAGTCCGACAATCGCCGCCGAAGCCCTCAGTGCTGAGGAGGCCAAATTTGAGGCATCGTTCTTCAGCCGCATTCAGTATTCCAAAACAGACCGTCCGGTCGGAACCGCCCTTTTTGTCCAGGGCTCCAGCACGGAATCAGCCACGGTGGATTTGGGCGTTCAGATGCCCCTGCAGACGGGCGGCACCCTGACGGTGGATTTGGTGGACAATCGAACTCTCACAAACCAGACTTCATTTTTCCTGAATCCTTCCTACTCCACCGGTCTGGCTTTCTCCATCAGCCAGCCGCTGCTTCGGAATGCCGGGCATCGAGCTTCTATGTACTCCATCCGTCTCCGCCGGTATGACCAGCAGATAGCCGAGGCCCGTACAAAACTGGAAGTCATTTCCGTACTGGCGGCGGCGGATCGGGCGTATTGGCGTCTGGCGGCGGCCCGCAAGGAACTGGAGGTCCGGCTTCAGCAGTATGACCTGGCCAAGGCTCAATTGGAACGGGCTCAGCGGATGGCGGCGGCAGGCCAGACAGCCGAAGTGGAAGTCCTTCGGGCTCAGGCCGGAATGGCCTCGCAGGCCGAGCAGATTATCTTAGCGGAAAACAACCTTCGGGCCCGTCAGCGGGAATTAAAAAGGATTGTCAATCAGCTGAATCTGCCGGTCCAATCACCCGTGCGGCTGATTCCGGCCACGGAACCGGATTTGGTTCGATACGAACTGGATACAAAAGATTTGGTCGCCAAAGCAATCGAAAACCGAATGGAGCTGCTGGAGATGGAACTCCAGATTGCCCGTCAGGTCAGCACGATTGACTATCTGAAAAATCAGGCCCTGCCGGTCGTCAACCTCGAATATACCTACAATATCAACGGCTTAGGCCCCACACGAAACGATTCCTACGATTTGCTTCAGGAAAATCGTTTTGCCGACCACCGATTAGGATTAACCCTGCTGATTCCGCTGGGCAATGAAGCCGCCAAAAGCAACCTGCGGGCCGCCTTTTATCAGCGGATGCAGCTGCTGGCCACCCAGGAAAACCGCAAGTCGCTCATTGAGATGGAAGTCCTGAACGCCGTCGATCAGGCACAGGCCAACTGGCAGCGGATTCTGGCCGCCCGCCAAAATGTTCTGCTGGAGGCCCGGCTGGTCGAAGCGGAAATCCGCCAGTTCGAAAACGGCCTTCGAACCTCGACCGATGTTCTGGAGGCCCAGGCCCGTCTGGCCAACGCCCAGAGTGCTGAGATTCGCGCCGTCACGGAATATCAAATCTCCCTGGTGGACCTGGCCTACGCAACCGGAACCCTCATGGGAGCCGCCAAGGTGGATTGGGAGCCCATCACCGTCCGCCGATAACTCTCCAAAAATTTCCGCTGTTCCGATAATCTGAACAGGTTTCCGGCCTGCCCTCATCCTCTTTTTTGGTTTTTTCAAAACAATTCTTCTTTCCCAAAAACCAGTAAATTATCGGACTCCTGAAAACTCTCCAGAAACGATTCCCAAAACCGCTGTTTTGCTTAAGAAGGAGGAAAGACCATCCGATACACATAGCGTCCAAAAAGGAGCCAAGGGCAAAACCTCCCCCTGTCAGCTTTCCTGGGCATTAAAAAGCGAGAGACAAAATTGAAGCGATGGAAAGGAATTTGCTGCTTTCTTCTGTGTACAGCGCTGGCTTGCACAGCCGCGGAAACGGAAGATTCCCCTTCAGCCCAGATGGACCTGTTTGAACTGCCGCTGGAGGCCCTGATGGAGATTGAAATCACCTCCTCCGCCCGCCGCCCCCAGTCCATCAACCGTGCCACGCGCGCCGTTTACATCATCACCGCCGAGGATATCCGGCAGGCCGGGCCGACCCGAATCGACGACCTGTTTCGTCTGGTTCCCGGAATGGATGTCTTTCAAACCAAAGGTCTTGTTTCAGCCGTCGGCAGCCGCGGCTATGTCAAATGGAACAATGAACGAATGCAGATTCTTCTGGACGGACGGCCCTTGTACGACCCCTATCTGGGCGGCGCCCTGTTTTACCTGCACCCGATTTTTCTGGAGGAAATCGAACGCATTGAAGTCATTCGCGGGTCCGCCGGTGTGGCCTGGGGCGTCAACGCGATGAACGGCGTCATCAACATCATCACCAAAAAAGCCGCCGACACACAGGGCGGACTCGTCTATGCCGCCGCCGGCAATAACGGCCTGCTTCACAGTTTCCTCCGATACGGCGGGACCGTAGACAATATTTCCTGGCGGGCCATGCTCGGACACCTGGCCAATGACGGATTTGTCCGGGAAAACGGACGCCGAGTGCCGGATGACTACAGCGCTTTCCTGAGCACCGGCCGGGCGGAAGTCCGATTATCAGAAGACTCGACCCTGACGCTCACAGGCGGACATCAAAACGCCTATTCCAATAACGAAACGCTGGACTATTTCAATCTCCAGTGGGAGAAACGGCTGGAGGACGGAAGCATCTGGCAGATACGCTGGACGGAAAGTTATATCTTCCGCGACAAATCCACCAATTATTACTCCGGCTCGAACAACTGGCTTTACAACCGGGCGGACATCCGCTCCCGAGAAGAAATCCTCGAAATCCAGCACAATTTCCAAACCGGCCGGCACAATATCGTCTGGGGAGCCGACTTTACACGGGATATCTACCGCAGCCATCCGCTGAATGACCAGAAGAATACTATTCCGGAGGATTTCGATAACAATCAGGGCAGCATCTTTCTCGAAGACGAAATCACACTGGCCGATACCCTCTGGCTGACGCTCGGCTGGCGCGGACACTACAACCAGCTGACCCATTTTGACTGGGCGGCCAACAGCGCTCTGGTCTGGGAGTTTATCCCCAAACATTTCCTCCGCGGAGCCGTCGCCCGCTCCTTCCGCCGACCGACCCTCTGGCAGATGTTCCGCTGCGGCCCGCTCAAATATGAAGGCCGACTGCGCGTCGAAGGAGAGGGCAATGACGAGCTGGATAACGAAACGATGATTTCCTATGAACTCGGTTATCGCGGTCAGTGGGCCGACAACCTGTCCGTTAACATCGAGGGATATCTCAATCAGGACAAGGATATGATGGCCCTTCGGAAAGGACTCCTTCAGGAATCTCAGCCGTGGCTGCCGGGCTCCGACTGGGTGGAACAAGACTGGTACAACCAGTGGGATAACGTATACAGTGTCACAACCTACGGCATCGAAAGCAGCATCGAATGGCAGCCGACCGCCTGGTGGCTCGTGCGGGGATTCCATACCTATCTCCATCAAACCAAACGCAATGAGCTGACCAACTGGCGCACCGGCGAAACCGGCATCATCTTAAGTCCCAAGCACCGGGTCGGCCTGACAAACCGCTTCAAACTGGATGAAGTCACCACGCTGAACACCCAGCTGTACTGGACCGACACCGCCACTCCATACCTCGAATACATCCCGGGCAAGCCCTTCTGGCGGCTGGATGTGCGTCTGTCCCGGCGGCTCTGGAACGACCGGGCGGAAATCGCTGTCGGGGGCATGAACCTGCTGGACCGCTCTCACCCCGAAGGCGGCTATGACTGGGCAACCGGCCGGTATAACGAGGTCCCACGGCAGCTGTATCTGGAGTTTTCCTGCCGCTTCTGACCGCCCGACACAGTCAGCAAAACAGCTTCTGCCGCAGGAAAAAACGCCCCGACTCATTCCTTGGACCAGATTCGCGTATTCAGATTCAGGTCCTCGACCACCCCCACCGCCAGCTGAATATCTCCACAATATTCCCGGAGGGTCTGGAAATCCAGCAGACTTCGAAAGAGTTTCGGCTCAAACAAAGGCCGGTCAAACCAAACAGCCAGATAGAGTTTGGAATCGACAAAAGACAAAAAGATTCGCCGCCCGGTCTTTTGGCGAAACTGAAGAATGCGTTCCATCAGAGAGGGGGAAAGAATATATCGGGCTTCAATCGGGTCCTGCCCATACACGACAAACTCTTTTTCAAACCGGGGGTCTTCGAGGACAATCAGGTTTGGACGAGCCGGATTCAGAGACTGGAGGGTTTTGCCGAAGCGTCCCAACAGTTTTTCCGCTGTATCCGGCAAAACAAAGGTTTTGGTGCGAAAATGCTTGGGAAAGTCGGCCATGAAAAAAAGACCGCGAAAAATCGTCTGAACAGTCGTCGTTTTGCCGCTCCTTTGGATATGCTGGGCCAAAATCTCCGAAAACTCAATGCGAGTCTTGCCGACTAGTCCCCAGACTCGATCATCTCCCTTATAAACGTTCGGCCTTGTCTGAAACAGTTCAGACCGAAGAAACTCCGCCTGGGCAATTTTCCCTTTGGGGTCATACTGCAGACCGGGCTCCAGAAAGCAGACCAGACGCCGGATAATCCGCTCCTTAAAATCCCTTTGATACCCCCACCCCAAAATCACCAAAAACCCGACGAAAAGAAACAGCATCACCAGCATCGGCACAATCACGGCTGCCGGCTCCTCCGTGGCTGCAAAGAAAGGGCCCGCTAAAAATAATCCGCCCCCCAGAAGCACACTCAAACCGATTGCCAGCCCTGCCAAAATCTGTCGACGCTTTTTCTCCAGAACCTTCAAATCCGGAAGAAGGGCCTGTTCATAAAAGGTCTTGACTTCCTCAAGAGTTTTCAACCTCACCTCTCCTGCTTATGTCTGCCCCAATGAGGCCTTCGGAACCACCCGCTCGGACGCCTCGATTTGAAAAAGTTCCTGACGCCGAAAACCGAACAGGGCCGCCAGCAGATTCGTCGGAAACATCTCCACAGCATTATTGTAATCGGTCACAGCGGCATTGAACGCACGCCGTGCCGCTGAAATCTGCTCTTCCAGCTCATTCAGGGTCCGCTGCAGATGCAGAAAATTCTCCGAGGCCTTCAGGTCCGGATACCGCTCCGCAACCCCGCGAACGACACCGACCAGCTGCGTCATCAGGTTGTCGAGGGTTACCTTCTGTTCTGTTGAAAGAGCCCCGCTCAACGCCTTTGCACGCAGTTCGCTGACTTTTTCGAACAGCTGCCGCTCGTGTTCGACATACCCTTTCACCGCCGCAACAAGGTTCGGCACAAGGTCCCAACGCTTTTTGAGCATTGCATCCATCGTCCCGAAGATGTTGCGGATTTGGTTGCGTTTGGAAACCAGAGAGTTATACCCCCCGATGACAAATATCCCGAGCCCAAGTACAGTCAGCCCCAGAATCCAGAAAAACATCTGCAGCTCCTTAATTGCTTCGAATCCCGAGAAACCATACCGACTTTTTCTGACTCCGTCAATAAAAAGAGGGGTTCTCCCCGGCGGCTGTTTCAAAAATCTTTGCTTTTTCCGGGCGAGTCTGATTCTTGTAAAATCCCTTTTTTTATGCTATAAGGGAAAGGACATCCGAGACTGATAAAAACATAACTTACGTATGGACGGGACCTTAGAATGAGTCAGACGCTCACTTACAAAATCCTGCAGCAGCATCTGGTTGAAGGAAAACTTCAGCCGGGCGAGCCCATCGGCATCCGTATCGACCAAACCCTCACCCAGGACGCCACGGGAACAACGGTTTTTTTGCTGTTTGAGTCCATGGGACTTGCCCGTGTCCGGACGGAGCTGTCCGTCAGTTATGTGGACCACAATATGGCGCAGTTCGGACCGGAAAATCACAATGACCATCTCTACCTGCAAAGCATCGCCCGCAAGGTGGGCGTCTATCACTCCCGTCCCGGCAACGGCATCTGCCATCAGGTTCATCTTGAACGGTTCGGCAGACCGGGGGCGACGCTGCTGGGCAGCGATTCCCACACCCCCACCTGCGGCGGACTGGGAATGCTGGCCATTGGTGCCGGCGGACTGGATGTCGCCTCCGCGATGGGCGGAGGGGCTTTTTATCTGACCTGTCCCAAAGTCATCGGCGTTCACCTGACCGGACGGCTTCCGGAGTGGGTCTCCAGCAAAGATATCATCCTCAAGCTGCTGAGCATTCTGACGACAAAAGGAAACGTGGACTGTGTGATTGAATATTTCGGGCCGGGCGTGCAGACGCTCACCGTCCCGCAGCGGGCCACCGTGACCAATATGGGCGCTGAACTGGGCGTGACAACCAGCATCTTCCCCAGCGACGAAATGACCGAACAATTTCTGGCCGCCCAGAATCGACCGCAGCATTACCGCCCGCTGGCCGCCGACCCGGATGCTCATTACGACCGCATCATTGAAATCAATCTGTCCAAACTGGTCCCGATGGCGGCCTGTCCCTCCTCACCGGACAATGTCGTACCCGTGGAGGAAATCGCCGGACGAAAAATTCATCAGGTCGTCATCGGCAGCTGCACCAACTCCAGTTATGCAGATTTGATGATTGCCGCCGAAATCCTCAAAGGGCGAAAAATCGACCCGTCGGTTGAGTTCGGCATCGCCCCCGGCAGCCGTCAGGTGCTTCAGATGATTACCCGCAGCGGGGCCTTGGCCGACCTGCTGGCCGCCGGCGCGCGGCTTCTGGAAAGTGCCTGCG
It contains:
- a CDS encoding glycosyltransferase, with product MKILPFTAGFVPGRMLTKDNLYEWSSKTMICIAISTIVLGAWAQRDQIEGVLDRLTSLQWGIAYLAVARSLFVINVAALLWRFYLVLFYKPARTCTDSELPTCTVIIPAYNEGRHVADTIDSVAASDYPTDKLQIIAVDDGSADDTWEWIQQAAARHPHLVTPLRLKRNSGKRKALYEGFIRSNAEILVTIDSDSLIEKNTLRNLVSPFITQANVGAVAGNVRVLNQHQGLIPKMLDVSFAFSFDFIRASQSQVDSVLCTPGALSAYRRDLVMKVLRVWMNQRFLGQKSNIGEDRAMTNLILKQGFAVKFQSNAVVFTQVPVRYKGLCKMFLRWARSNIRETIVMARFVFKPFRTNRLGAQLNFLHSVVNLFGATIMIFGTLGCLLWEPQAFLAQLLLGAEMMAIIPGTFYALKYRSSNALWAFAYSLFWLAGLFWISPYALLTVGNNKWLTRTLPAPGTVTAAAVRQPVKPAGSPVSRTLLPV
- a CDS encoding efflux RND transporter periplasmic adaptor subunit, with amino-acid sequence MKKKQKVILFVGIGLVLLISCCGLLSHQMKKKALAKTTLKVRTEVVKRGELVETVNAPGDIQPRTKVDISAKVSARITELPYKEGETVTAGNPNADPPIPPSVLVRLDDRDMVSRLNSAEATYEAQKAQIEVEKARIFSQKASLAGQKSRLEQARQDFERQKKLFESQDISQSAYDQARTSFEELQAQVEAAEKNLQAAQLNLVVMEHNLRAAQARVEEAREALSYTTITAPIDGVITRLNAEVGEVVMTGTMNNPGTVILTVADLSQMILNAQVDESNIGRVKVGQPAKVHVQAFWEEEFKGTVHSIALTSSRSTTTGAKYYETKILLEGDVGKLYTGLTADVNIEVARYQGVLLVPSQAVLERRIDDLPEDVRKNNPLVDPKKSFLTVVFRLIDGKTRITPVRVGPSDLLNTLIEAGLNEGDKIIVGPYKILETLQNDMPAEEIAESREDGHDA
- a CDS encoding ABC transporter ATP-binding protein, producing the protein MTPNDVLISLKNIHRRYRVGSETVHALRGVNLQVRRNEYVAIMGHSGSGKSTLMNILGCLDRADEGTYELNGILTTEMSGAQLAQIRNEQIGFVFQSYELLPRLNALKNVELPLLYSRVGFRARRRMAQEALERVGLAERMHHRPNQLSGGEKQRVAVARALVARPSLLLADEPTGNLDTQTSQSIMALFETLYQQGQTIILVTHEADIACHARRIVRMRDGQIISDLPVEQDPAWALLHPTGSVPQKENR
- a CDS encoding ABC transporter permease, which produces MKTLLLTPLIFLRLLLQSILLALGQIWVNKTRGLLTTLGIIIGVASVTAVVAGMNGMNAMIMENFEFFGTKKIFLWPERPRTGAQKNTNWWEIRFRPEQFEGVLEHCPSVEYLTLMSRVGNMTARYKDHTAENVQVTGVEESWFKIENRPISRGRPFSYLDQRQARRVCVIPQKLQEKLYLDRDCIGQTIQLDYHTFLIIGIVEERPRAFFEGQGDRIEVFIPFQTAQSIRESWIEAMASCKSTDLAEEAKAELTFFLRKMRKVPPGEPNNFGVFFMESEVAKVRSMMAMLSLVAAAIVSISLVVGGIGIMNIMLVSVSERTREIGLRKAVGAKASAILMQFLVEAVVLCLIGGLIGLGLGHLLAKLISQTAGFLAKAQVPGWATLLAVGFSTAVGIFFGMFPAVKAARLNPIEALRHE
- a CDS encoding TolC family protein; amino-acid sequence: MNKKHALLGWLVGLSLLLLGCDTTPEPVSFYEAKAKPEKLRQIEPLILPAAEPNEQPQPPAPLPEEIRLTLEQCRAWALENNLGLKAELLSPTIAAEALSAEEAKFEASFFSRIQYSKTDRPVGTALFVQGSSTESATVDLGVQMPLQTGGTLTVDLVDNRTLTNQTSFFLNPSYSTGLAFSISQPLLRNAGHRASMYSIRLRRYDQQIAEARTKLEVISVLAAADRAYWRLAAARKELEVRLQQYDLAKAQLERAQRMAAAGQTAEVEVLRAQAGMASQAEQIILAENNLRARQRELKRIVNQLNLPVQSPVRLIPATEPDLVRYELDTKDLVAKAIENRMELLEMELQIARQVSTIDYLKNQALPVVNLEYTYNINGLGPTRNDSYDLLQENRFADHRLGLTLLIPLGNEAAKSNLRAAFYQRMQLLATQENRKSLIEMEVLNAVDQAQANWQRILAARQNVLLEARLVEAEIRQFENGLRTSTDVLEAQARLANAQSAEIRAVTEYQISLVDLAYATGTLMGAAKVDWEPITVRR
- a CDS encoding TonB-dependent receptor, whose amino-acid sequence is MKRWKGICCFLLCTALACTAAETEDSPSAQMDLFELPLEALMEIEITSSARRPQSINRATRAVYIITAEDIRQAGPTRIDDLFRLVPGMDVFQTKGLVSAVGSRGYVKWNNERMQILLDGRPLYDPYLGGALFYLHPIFLEEIERIEVIRGSAGVAWGVNAMNGVINIITKKAADTQGGLVYAAAGNNGLLHSFLRYGGTVDNISWRAMLGHLANDGFVRENGRRVPDDYSAFLSTGRAEVRLSEDSTLTLTGGHQNAYSNNETLDYFNLQWEKRLEDGSIWQIRWTESYIFRDKSTNYYSGSNNWLYNRADIRSREEILEIQHNFQTGRHNIVWGADFTRDIYRSHPLNDQKNTIPEDFDNNQGSIFLEDEITLADTLWLTLGWRGHYNQLTHFDWAANSALVWEFIPKHFLRGAVARSFRRPTLWQMFRCGPLKYEGRLRVEGEGNDELDNETMISYELGYRGQWADNLSVNIEGYLNQDKDMMALRKGLLQESQPWLPGSDWVEQDWYNQWDNVYSVTTYGIESSIEWQPTAWWLVRGFHTYLHQTKRNELTNWRTGETGIILSPKHRVGLTNRFKLDEVTTLNTQLYWTDTATPYLEYIPGKPFWRLDVRLSRRLWNDRAEIAVGGMNLLDRSHPEGGYDWATGRYNEVPRQLYLEFSCRF
- a CDS encoding DUF3137 domain-containing protein translates to MKTLEEVKTFYEQALLPDLKVLEKKRRQILAGLAIGLSVLLGGGLFLAGPFFAATEEPAAVIVPMLVMLFLFVGFLVILGWGYQRDFKERIIRRLVCFLEPGLQYDPKGKIAQAEFLRSELFQTRPNVYKGDDRVWGLVGKTRIEFSEILAQHIQRSGKTTTVQTIFRGLFFMADFPKHFRTKTFVLPDTAEKLLGRFGKTLQSLNPARPNLIVLEDPRFEKEFVVYGQDPIEARYILSPSLMERILQFRQKTGRRIFLSFVDSKLYLAVWFDRPLFEPKLFRSLLDFQTLREYCGDIQLAVGVVEDLNLNTRIWSKE